In Aulosira sp. FACHB-615, the following are encoded in one genomic region:
- a CDS encoding filamentous hemagglutinin N-terminal domain-containing protein, producing MSFWIWFTGIGLTLFGAIAFSSNSAIAQISADDTLPNNSVVRLQGNTIFIEGGTRVQSNLFHSFKQFSIGENTTAEFTNIDNVQNIISRVTGNSISRIDGALKAPSANLFLINPNGIVFGPSAVIDIGGSFLATTASSINFADGKKFSATETQATPTLSVSIPIGLQFGATAAPIRNQSQASPGDATNTFGLPVGLQVKPGRTLALVGGEITLEGGNLRAESGRIELGSVGSNSLVRLNPINQGWVLGYEGIPNFQNIKLIKRTLEGVESSSQIDVSGIGGGNIQLQGQIVEIIGDLVRVRNRNNGIGDGGETKISARQLIIRDGAQVLSSTRGSGSGGSLIVNASELVELSGNVNTNDNRNFPSVLSSVTTFIGSNRFEGKAGDVTINTKRLIIRDGAEVSTESSGLLRNPQEFLPATGKGGNLTVNASESIELMGRTADGLPSGLLARTLGSGNAGRIAINTGKLIVRDGAALTVSSQLPRLRPNVVYQENPNNLGAAGEINVNARSIILDNKGQITSNSLTGQGGNISLNVRDVLLLRRNSQISTNAGTANAPGNGGNITINAPNGFIVATPQGNNDITANAFSGAGGRIIINANNIFGFVPRTRADLVQLLGTEDSQQLNPNRLPTSDITAFSQQNPSLNGTIQINTPDVDPSRGLLELPAEPFDASRQIATYCKPGGKFKRGSLIATGKGGIAPSPTDPLMDDSVLVNWITLDGESENSVSYTPHHISKRELDSVTLETQIVPAQGWVQDGKGNVTLVAQAPTVTPHSPLLNSVACAANL from the coding sequence ATGAGTTTTTGGATCTGGTTTACAGGTATAGGGTTAACATTATTTGGAGCAATTGCTTTCTCCTCAAATTCTGCTATTGCTCAAATCTCCGCAGATGATACTTTACCTAATAATTCTGTTGTAAGACTACAAGGCAATACTATCTTCATTGAAGGTGGGACGCGTGTCCAAAGTAACTTATTCCATAGTTTTAAGCAGTTTTCTATAGGTGAGAACACAACTGCTGAGTTTACAAATATTGATAATGTTCAAAATATTATTAGTCGAGTTACAGGCAACTCTATTTCTCGAATTGATGGTGCATTGAAAGCCCCAAGTGCGAATCTATTTTTAATTAATCCCAACGGAATTGTATTTGGGCCTAGTGCTGTAATAGACATTGGTGGTTCATTTCTTGCAACTACAGCCAGTAGTATTAACTTTGCAGATGGGAAAAAATTTAGTGCTACAGAAACCCAAGCAACTCCTACATTATCAGTGAGTATTCCTATAGGCTTGCAATTTGGAGCGACTGCGGCTCCTATTCGTAATCAATCCCAAGCTAGTCCAGGTGATGCAACTAACACATTTGGCCTACCAGTAGGCTTACAGGTTAAACCAGGTAGAACCTTGGCACTTGTGGGCGGTGAAATTACGCTGGAAGGTGGAAATTTAAGAGCGGAGTCAGGGAGAATTGAGTTAGGCAGTGTTGGTAGTAATAGTCTGGTCAGACTAAACCCAATAAATCAAGGTTGGGTTTTAGGATATGAAGGAATCCCAAATTTTCAAAATATCAAACTGATTAAGCGAACGCTTGAAGGTGTAGAGTCTTCATCTCAGATAGATGTCAGTGGTATAGGTGGCGGTAACATTCAGCTGCAAGGTCAAATAGTAGAGATAATTGGTGATTTGGTACGTGTACGTAATCGGAATAATGGCATCGGAGACGGTGGAGAAACAAAAATTAGTGCGAGACAATTAATTATTCGAGATGGTGCACAAGTGTTAAGTTCCACTAGAGGTAGCGGTTCAGGAGGTAGCTTGATTGTTAATGCCTCCGAGTTAGTGGAACTGAGTGGTAATGTTAACACAAATGATAATAGGAATTTCCCAAGCGTACTGTCTAGTGTCACTACCTTTATAGGCAGCAACAGATTTGAAGGTAAAGCAGGTGATGTTACGATTAATACTAAAAGACTGATTATCCGAGATGGAGCAGAAGTCTCAACGGAGTCTAGTGGACTATTAAGGAACCCACAAGAATTTCTACCAGCTACAGGAAAAGGAGGAAATTTGACCGTAAATGCGTCTGAGTCCATAGAATTAATGGGACGCACAGCAGATGGTCTCCCTAGTGGCTTATTAGCTAGAACTCTAGGTTCTGGTAATGCTGGAAGAATCGCAATTAATACAGGAAAATTGATTGTACGAGATGGTGCTGCATTAACTGTCAGTAGTCAACTTCCAAGACTTAGACCAAACGTAGTCTACCAAGAAAATCCTAATAATTTAGGAGCAGCAGGCGAAATAAATGTCAATGCCCGCTCCATAATTCTAGATAATAAAGGACAAATAACCTCTAATAGCCTAACGGGTCAAGGTGGAAATATCTCACTAAATGTGCGGGATGTACTGTTATTGCGTCGCAATAGTCAAATCTCCACTAATGCAGGTACAGCCAATGCTCCCGGAAACGGTGGAAATATCACTATCAATGCACCGAATGGTTTTATTGTCGCCACTCCCCAAGGTAATAACGATATTACAGCCAATGCCTTTTCTGGTGCTGGTGGTAGGATTATCATTAATGCCAATAATATATTTGGATTTGTGCCACGCACTCGCGCTGACTTAGTACAACTCTTAGGTACTGAAGATTCCCAACAACTAAACCCCAATCGACTCCCCACCAGCGATATTACCGCTTTTTCCCAACAAAACCCTTCATTAAACGGTACTATTCAAATTAATACACCCGATGTTGACCCCAGTCGTGGTTTGCTCGAACTCCCCGCAGAACCATTTGATGCTTCGCGGCAAATTGCCACATATTGTAAACCAGGGGGGAAATTCAAAAGAGGTTCTTTGATTGCTACAGGTAAGGGTGGAATTGCACCCAGCCCCACAGACCCTTTAATGGATGACTCGGTTTTAGTAAATTGGATTACTCTTGATGGTGAAAGTGAAAATAGCGTGAGTTATACACCCCATCATATAAGTAAACGAGAATTAGATTCTGTCACTCTAGAAACTCAAATTGTTCCCGCCCAAGGCTGGGTACAAGATGGTAAAGGTAATGTGACTTTAGTTGCACAAGCACCAACAGTGACACCCCATAGTCCATTGCTCAATTCTGTTGCTTGTGCTGCTAATTTGTAA
- a CDS encoding alkaline phosphatase, protein MDFINCDRLLSNRYRRRSVLLGAGFFTGLALTSQWEPALATSRFSSYPFTLGVASGDPLPDRVVLWTRLAPDPLNGGGMPPRNVVVHWEVALDENMRKVVRRGRTLAIADLAHSVHVDVSGLEPNRWYWYQFRVSNELSPIGRTRTAPAFNSSLQQLNYAFVSCQDWQNGFYTAYRHLAAEDIDLVVHLGDYIYEYGPETGGPRQHNSPEIMTLRDYRNRHALYKTDPNLQAVHAAFPWIVTWDDHEVENNYANLISEDNVNPEVFAQRRANAYKAYYEHMPLRLSSFPNGANLQLYRRLSYGNLAQFHVLDTRQYRTDQPCNDGLKPLCVQAFDENATMTGSQQERWLFNGLDQSRARWNIIAQQTMFAQFDFDPRPEIGLFNVDQWDGYVAARNRIVNYLNYRRPSNPVVITGDIHSSWVHDIKLDFNNLASPTVATEFVGTSITSDFPTSFIAPVQAALRSNPHTKFFDGAFRGYVRCQVTPKQWQSDYRAVSSIVDPNASISTLASFIVQDGQPGAYRQA, encoded by the coding sequence ATGGATTTTATCAATTGCGATCGCCTCTTATCAAATCGTTATAGAAGGCGGAGTGTTTTATTGGGTGCGGGATTTTTTACAGGTTTAGCATTAACTAGCCAATGGGAACCAGCATTAGCAACATCCAGATTTTCTAGCTATCCCTTTACCTTGGGTGTAGCGTCTGGCGACCCCCTACCAGATAGAGTCGTGTTATGGACAAGATTAGCACCCGACCCCTTAAATGGCGGTGGAATGCCACCAAGAAATGTGGTGGTACATTGGGAAGTCGCCCTAGATGAGAATATGCGAAAAGTTGTCCGACGTGGTAGAACTTTAGCGATCGCAGATTTAGCCCACTCAGTACACGTTGATGTCTCAGGCTTAGAACCTAACCGTTGGTATTGGTATCAGTTCCGCGTCAGTAATGAACTTAGTCCCATCGGCCGGACTCGCACAGCACCAGCATTCAACAGTTCTCTTCAACAACTCAACTACGCCTTTGTTTCTTGTCAAGATTGGCAAAATGGCTTCTACACCGCCTACCGCCATCTAGCCGCAGAAGATATTGACTTAGTTGTACATTTGGGTGATTACATTTACGAGTACGGGCCAGAAACAGGCGGGCCACGTCAGCATAATAGCCCAGAAATTATGACTCTGAGAGACTACCGTAACCGTCACGCACTTTATAAAACCGACCCAAATTTACAAGCGGTTCATGCAGCTTTTCCTTGGATAGTCACCTGGGATGACCATGAAGTAGAAAATAACTACGCCAACTTAATTTCTGAAGATAACGTCAACCCAGAAGTCTTTGCTCAACGTCGCGCCAATGCTTACAAAGCCTACTATGAACACATGCCATTGCGGTTGTCTTCATTTCCCAATGGTGCGAACCTCCAACTTTATCGGCGCTTGAGTTATGGCAACTTAGCTCAGTTCCACGTTTTAGATACTCGTCAATATCGCACAGACCAACCTTGTAATGATGGACTCAAACCCCTTTGTGTGCAAGCCTTTGATGAAAATGCCACAATGACAGGTTCACAGCAAGAACGCTGGCTATTCAACGGCTTAGACCAATCTCGCGCCCGTTGGAATATTATTGCTCAACAGACAATGTTTGCTCAATTTGATTTTGACCCTCGCCCAGAAATTGGATTATTCAATGTAGACCAATGGGATGGTTATGTAGCCGCACGTAATCGAATTGTGAACTATCTCAACTATCGCCGACCTTCTAACCCTGTAGTCATTACAGGCGATATCCATTCCAGTTGGGTACACGACATCAAACTTGACTTTAATAATCTTGCTTCCCCTACTGTGGCGACTGAGTTCGTTGGTACTTCCATCACCTCAGACTTCCCCACATCATTTATTGCACCAGTGCAAGCCGCCTTGAGAAGTAATCCCCACACCAAGTTTTTCGATGGCGCATTCCGGGGTTACGTCCGTTGCCAAGTTACTCCTAAACAGTGGCAAAGTGATTATCGGGCAGTTTCTAGCATTGTTGACCCCAATGCTTCTATCAGCACCCTAGCTTCCTTCATTGTCCAAGATGGACAACCAGGAGCATATCGCCAAGCTTGA
- a CDS encoding aminotransferase class I/II-fold pyridoxal phosphate-dependent enzyme yields the protein MLNQKEAPLLDALKACTIKAHAPFYTPGHKRGQGISPVLADLLGEKLFRADLTELAELDSLSSPQSVIQAAQTLAAEAFGASQTWFLVNGSTCGIEAAILATCGMGDKIILPRNVHSSAIAGLILSGAIPIFINPEYDPVFDIAHSITPKAVATALKQHPDAKAVLIVYPTYYGVCGNLGAIANITHQYNIPLLVDEAHGAHFAFHTELPTPALAAGADLTVQSIHKVLGAMTQASMLHIQGKRIDSDRISKALQLVQSTSPSYILLASLDAARQQMALNGEQLMSQTLQLADIARNQISQIPGLAILSPQLSPGFRELDRTRLTINVSNLGLTGFEAEEILDEKLGVTAEFASLHNLTFIISLGNTINDIEQLIQACQILAEKYHRHRVVIKTPLEQNFAEYTVQISPRTAFFATHETLPIEQTSDRICAEIICPYPPGIPVLMPGELITQAAISYLQQIQAMGGIISGCADPSLQTLKVVKN from the coding sequence ATGCTCAACCAAAAGGAAGCACCTTTATTAGATGCGCTCAAAGCTTGTACAATCAAGGCTCACGCGCCGTTTTACACGCCTGGACATAAGCGGGGTCAAGGAATATCGCCAGTATTGGCTGATTTACTGGGCGAAAAGTTATTTAGGGCAGATTTAACGGAATTAGCTGAGTTAGATAGTTTGTCTTCTCCCCAAAGTGTAATTCAAGCCGCCCAAACATTAGCAGCAGAGGCGTTTGGTGCTTCACAAACATGGTTTCTTGTCAATGGTTCTACCTGTGGCATTGAGGCAGCAATTCTGGCTACTTGCGGTATGGGCGATAAAATCATTTTGCCGCGCAATGTACATTCTTCAGCGATCGCGGGTTTAATTCTTTCTGGTGCAATACCAATTTTTATCAATCCCGAATATGACCCAGTTTTTGATATTGCCCACAGTATCACGCCCAAAGCTGTGGCAACTGCCCTGAAACAGCATCCCGATGCCAAAGCGGTGTTAATAGTGTATCCCACATATTATGGTGTTTGTGGAAATTTAGGTGCGATCGCCAACATCACCCATCAATATAATATTCCGTTGTTGGTAGATGAAGCCCACGGCGCACATTTCGCTTTTCATACTGAATTACCTACCCCAGCTTTAGCCGCAGGTGCAGATTTAACTGTGCAGTCAATTCATAAAGTTCTTGGTGCAATGACACAAGCATCGATGCTGCATATTCAAGGAAAGAGAATTGATAGCGATCGCATTAGTAAAGCTCTGCAACTTGTCCAGTCTACCAGTCCGAGTTACATACTTTTAGCTTCGTTAGATGCCGCACGTCAACAAATGGCGTTGAATGGTGAACAACTCATGTCACAGACTTTGCAACTTGCAGATATAGCTAGAAATCAAATCAGCCAAATTCCCGGTTTAGCAATTTTGTCGCCACAATTATCACCCGGTTTTCGAGAATTAGATAGAACTCGGTTAACAATTAACGTCAGTAATTTGGGTTTAACTGGGTTTGAAGCGGAGGAAATTTTAGATGAAAAGTTGGGTGTGACTGCGGAATTTGCTTCCTTACATAATTTGACTTTTATTATTAGTTTGGGAAACACCATCAATGATATTGAGCAATTAATTCAAGCTTGCCAAATTCTTGCCGAAAAGTATCACCGACACAGAGTTGTGATCAAGACTCCACTTGAGCAGAATTTTGCCGAGTATACTGTGCAGATATCACCCCGAACGGCGTTTTTTGCCACTCATGAAACTTTACCAATAGAACAAACAAGCGATCGCATTTGTGCCGAAATTATCTGTCCCTATCCTCCCGGAATCCCCGTTTTAATGCCAGGAGAATTAATCACTCAAGCAGCCATATCATATCTACAACAAATTCAAGCAATGGGCGGGATAATCAGTGGATGTGCAGATCCAAGCTTACAAACTTTAAAAGTTGTTAAAAATTAG
- the dprA gene encoding DNA-processing protein DprA, which yields MVEERAYWLAWGQISGIGPVLLQRLKQHFGSLSTAWEASKAELGEVEGFGLQTLGKVIKMRSQLHPEQLLTQHQQENPHFWTPADAEYPRLLLETPSPPPVLYYRGEVDLAENFGQKPMVGIVGTRQPSEYGIRWTRQISTALAKNGFTVVSGMAEGIDTESHSATIKAGGRTLAVLGTGVDVIYPHKNRDLYHQILGAGLVLSEYPAKTPPDRTHFPRRNRIIAGLSRAILVMEAPLKSGALITATYANDFGRDIYALPGRLDDYPSQGCLKLISQGASIIFRELDELLTLLGAVPKLDTVAPSQTTEQLNLPNLSPQMQQIIDAIAYNTVPFDAIVQTTGIPASSVSGLLLQLELMGLVSQLPGMRYQKS from the coding sequence GTGGTAGAAGAAAGGGCATATTGGTTAGCTTGGGGGCAAATTTCGGGAATTGGCCCAGTTTTATTGCAACGTTTAAAACAGCATTTTGGCAGTTTATCTACAGCTTGGGAAGCTAGTAAAGCTGAATTGGGGGAAGTTGAGGGTTTTGGTTTGCAAACTTTGGGCAAAGTAATCAAAATGCGATCGCAGTTACATCCAGAACAATTACTTACCCAACACCAACAAGAAAACCCGCATTTTTGGACACCAGCCGATGCAGAATATCCCCGCTTACTCCTAGAAACGCCCAGTCCGCCGCCTGTTTTGTACTATCGGGGTGAAGTTGATTTAGCTGAAAACTTCGGACAAAAACCGATGGTGGGAATTGTTGGTACTCGTCAACCTTCGGAGTATGGGATTCGTTGGACTCGCCAAATCAGCACAGCTTTGGCGAAAAATGGCTTTACTGTGGTTTCTGGGATGGCGGAGGGAATTGACACCGAAAGTCACAGCGCCACCATCAAAGCTGGGGGACGCACACTCGCAGTTTTAGGAACGGGTGTAGATGTGATTTATCCCCACAAAAACCGAGATTTGTACCACCAGATTTTAGGCGCAGGTTTAGTGTTAAGCGAATATCCCGCCAAAACTCCGCCTGACCGCACTCATTTTCCCCGACGCAATCGAATTATTGCTGGCTTAAGTCGGGCAATTTTGGTAATGGAAGCACCTTTAAAATCTGGTGCGTTAATTACTGCTACCTACGCCAACGATTTTGGCAGAGATATCTATGCACTACCAGGAAGATTAGATGATTATCCATCCCAAGGTTGTTTAAAGTTAATTTCCCAAGGCGCTTCCATAATTTTTCGAGAATTAGATGAACTATTAACTTTGTTGGGTGCTGTACCCAAGTTAGATACAGTCGCACCTTCCCAAACCACAGAACAGTTAAATTTGCCGAATTTATCACCGCAAATGCAACAGATAATTGATGCGATCGCTTACAATACTGTACCCTTTGATGCGATCGTTCAAACAACCGGCATTCCCGCCAGTTCTGTTTCTGGTTTGTTGTTACAACTCGAACTTATGGGTTTAGTTTCCCAACTCCCCGGAATGCGCTATCAAAAAAGTTAA
- a CDS encoding Npun_F5749 family FMN-dependent PPOX-type flavoprotein, which translates to MSLAPWRSAIARALHRNRSLIYSRYLQLATIRADHRPANRTVVFRDFLNDTNQLKFITDTRSDKIDQIKSQPWAEACWYFPNTREQFRIAGGLTLVDSNDAALQSARLATWQALSDAARLQFAWPHPSKPRDTTPEAFTPPAPDPLQPVVNFCLLLLDPVEVDHLELRGEPQNRTIYQLGENQEWHREEVNP; encoded by the coding sequence ATGTCCCTTGCTCCTTGGCGAAGTGCGATCGCTCGCGCCCTACATCGCAACCGTAGTCTGATATACTCTCGTTACCTACAACTGGCGACAATCCGGGCAGATCATCGTCCTGCTAATCGGACTGTAGTCTTTCGTGACTTTCTCAACGATACCAATCAGCTAAAATTTATTACTGACACCCGTAGCGATAAAATTGACCAAATAAAATCTCAACCTTGGGCGGAAGCTTGCTGGTATTTCCCCAACACCCGCGAACAGTTTCGCATTGCTGGCGGCTTAACTTTAGTAGATAGTAATGATGCTGCACTACAATCAGCCAGACTTGCTACTTGGCAAGCCCTCAGCGATGCAGCGCGGTTACAATTTGCTTGGCCTCATCCCAGTAAACCTAGAGACACAACCCCAGAGGCGTTTACACCACCAGCCCCTGATCCTTTACAACCAGTTGTCAATTTTTGCTTGCTATTACTTGATCCCGTAGAAGTTGATCATTTAGAATTGCGCGGCGAACCACAAAATAGAACTATTTATCAGCTTGGTGAAAATCAAGAATGGCATCGAGAGGAAGTAAACCCTTAA
- a CDS encoding RNA-binding protein — protein sequence MTIYVGNLSYRATEADLRAVFADYGEVKRVVLPTDRETGRMRGFAFVEMEEDAQEDAAIAELDGAEWMGRQLRVNKAKPREDNPRDDGRRGGWAKKQEI from the coding sequence ATGACTATTTACGTTGGAAATCTCTCATACCGCGCTACTGAAGCAGATTTAAGAGCAGTATTTGCAGACTATGGCGAGGTCAAAAGAGTTGTCTTGCCTACTGATCGAGAAACCGGGCGGATGCGAGGTTTTGCTTTCGTTGAAATGGAAGAAGACGCTCAAGAAGACGCTGCCATTGCTGAGTTAGATGGTGCTGAATGGATGGGTCGGCAACTCAGAGTCAACAAAGCAAAACCGCGAGAAGACAACCCAAGAGATGATGGAAGACGAGGTGGTTGGGCGAAAAAACAAGAAATCTAA
- the fbp gene encoding class 1 fructose-bisphosphatase, whose amino-acid sequence MAKAPESLELPVNDHTDKSLDRDCTTLSRHVLQQLQSFSPDAQDLSALMNRIALAGKLIARHLSRAGLMEGVLGFTGDVNVQGESVKKMDVYANDVFISVFKQSGLVCRLASEEMDDPYYIPENCPVGRYTLLYDPIDGSSNTDTNLSLGSIFAIRQQEGDDADGLATDLLTNGRKQIAAGYILYGPSTMLVYSIGRGVHSFTLDPSLGEFILTEENIRIPDNGSVYSVNEGNFWQWEESIREYVRYVHRTEGYSARYSGAMVSDIHRILVQGGVFLYPGTIQKPEGKLRLLYESAPLAFLIEQAGGRATTGLVDILDVVPKKLHQRTPLIIGSKESVAKVESFIQNGH is encoded by the coding sequence ATGGCTAAAGCGCCAGAATCTCTAGAGTTGCCAGTCAACGATCATACAGATAAAAGCTTAGATCGTGATTGTACAACCTTATCTCGTCATGTTCTTCAGCAACTGCAAAGCTTTTCTCCTGATGCCCAGGATTTAAGTGCATTGATGAATCGCATTGCCCTTGCGGGTAAGTTAATTGCCCGTCACCTCAGCCGTGCAGGTTTAATGGAAGGCGTTCTGGGATTTACCGGGGATGTGAATGTCCAAGGTGAATCTGTGAAAAAAATGGATGTTTACGCCAACGATGTGTTTATCTCGGTGTTTAAGCAAAGTGGCTTAGTTTGTCGCCTAGCTTCCGAGGAAATGGACGACCCCTATTACATCCCAGAAAACTGCCCTGTCGGTCGTTATACCTTGTTGTATGACCCAATAGATGGTTCTTCTAACACAGATACTAACCTCAGCTTGGGTTCCATTTTTGCGATTCGCCAACAAGAAGGAGACGACGCTGATGGTTTAGCCACCGATTTACTGACCAATGGACGCAAGCAAATTGCTGCTGGCTACATACTATATGGGCCAAGCACTATGCTGGTTTATAGTATAGGTAGAGGGGTGCATTCATTTACTCTCGATCCCAGCCTGGGAGAGTTTATCCTCACCGAAGAAAATATTCGCATTCCTGATAATGGCTCTGTTTACAGTGTGAATGAAGGAAATTTTTGGCAGTGGGAAGAGTCAATTAGAGAATATGTCCGCTATGTTCATCGGACAGAGGGTTACTCGGCTCGCTATAGTGGCGCGATGGTAAGTGATATCCATCGAATCTTAGTTCAAGGTGGTGTATTTCTCTACCCAGGTACAATTCAAAAACCAGAAGGCAAATTACGCTTACTGTATGAATCGGCACCTCTGGCTTTTTTGATTGAGCAAGCAGGTGGTCGTGCCACTACGGGATTAGTAGACATTCTAGACGTAGTGCCGAAAAAATTACACCAACGCACACCTCTAATTATTGGTAGTAAAGAGTCGGTAGCAAAAGTGGAGTCTTTTATTCAAAACGGTCACTAG
- the tal gene encoding transaldolase: MATNHLQEIQEYGQSIWIDNLTRDIIQSGELKNLVANQGISGITSNPAIFEKAIANNAIYDADIEAGVRAQLPTYKIYESLVFADIRNAADILRPVYEASNGVDGYVSIEVPPTIAHDTQATVNEARRYFQEIGRENIMIKIPGTESGLPAVEQVIADGINVNITLLFSVQSYINTAWAYIRGLEKLVAEDKDISKIASVASFFLSRIDSNIDAKIDAKLHRGVDDINQEAKLSAVKGKVAIANAKIAYQEYKKIIESDRWQALAAKGAKVQRLLWASTSTKDPHYSDVMYVDELIGRDTVNTLPPSTIAACVDHCDVGDRLETKLKEAYQLIESLKDPDINIDINTVMDELLVEGIDKFVQPFQSLMNSLENKVKLLSPV; this comes from the coding sequence ATGGCCACCAATCATCTACAGGAGATTCAAGAATACGGTCAAAGTATCTGGATAGATAATTTGACGCGGGACATTATTCAATCAGGGGAATTGAAAAATCTGGTAGCAAATCAAGGAATCTCCGGAATCACCTCAAACCCAGCGATTTTTGAAAAAGCGATCGCCAATAACGCAATTTATGATGCGGACATAGAAGCAGGTGTTCGCGCTCAATTACCAACCTATAAAATTTACGAATCTTTAGTTTTTGCAGATATCCGTAACGCTGCTGATATTCTGCGACCTGTATATGAAGCCTCGAATGGAGTTGATGGTTATGTGAGTATCGAAGTACCACCAACCATTGCTCATGATACCCAAGCCACCGTTAACGAAGCCCGTCGTTATTTTCAAGAAATTGGCCGGGAAAATATCATGATTAAAATTCCCGGTACAGAATCAGGTTTACCAGCCGTAGAACAGGTAATAGCCGACGGGATCAACGTCAATATTACTTTGTTATTTTCTGTACAAAGCTATATCAATACAGCTTGGGCATATATTCGGGGCTTAGAAAAACTTGTAGCTGAGGATAAAGACATTAGCAAAATTGCTTCTGTTGCCAGCTTTTTCCTCAGTCGCATTGATAGTAACATTGACGCAAAAATCGATGCAAAATTGCACCGTGGCGTTGATGATATTAACCAAGAAGCCAAACTCAGCGCCGTAAAAGGCAAAGTAGCGATCGCTAATGCCAAGATAGCTTATCAAGAATACAAAAAAATTATTGAAAGCGATCGCTGGCAAGCCCTTGCAGCCAAAGGAGCTAAAGTACAACGGTTACTTTGGGCTAGTACCAGCACCAAAGACCCGCACTACAGCGACGTGATGTATGTTGATGAGTTAATTGGCCGCGATACCGTTAACACCTTACCACCCTCGACAATAGCAGCTTGTGTTGACCACTGCGATGTAGGCGATCGCTTGGAAACCAAACTTAAAGAAGCTTATCAACTCATCGAAAGCTTGAAAGATCCAGACATCAACATCGATATCAATACCGTAATGGATGAACTGTTAGTTGAAGGTATTGATAAATTCGTTCAACCTTTCCAGTCCTTGATGAACTCTTTAGAAAACAAAGTCAAGCTATTGTCACCTGTGTAG